In one window of Chloroflexota bacterium DNA:
- a CDS encoding phosphotransacetylase family protein — translation MPDSGALKNSMTALYVTAWTEGAGKTALCVGIGRWLQRSGRKVTYLKPILTEGKNGDARFVMQALGMEEPAASLTPLYLRQQEIKAAMNGGILGDKIKQAYDRIAAGRDAVLLEGLAGLSTDAELAEASYRIAEAVDARVMMVVAYRNNLPWQNLVSAAKTFGQRFLGLVISQVPQKKVDVMRGEAISQLSREKIRVLGILPEDRTLMGVSVAEIAEALQARTLCCQERMTEVVENLMIGAMTPDSGADYFSRKDNKAAIVRGERPDMQLAALATSTRCLILTGGVEPAGQMLTWAEENGVPVLLTEKDTLSTVAGVEQAFVQARFRQQGKLEKLDKALEQGLDFLSLSRGLGLDLAS, via the coding sequence GGGAGCCGGGAAGACCGCCCTATGCGTCGGCATTGGTAGGTGGTTACAGCGAAGCGGTAGGAAGGTAACTTATCTCAAACCGATCCTCACCGAAGGGAAGAATGGAGATGCCAGGTTCGTAATGCAGGCCCTGGGAATGGAGGAGCCTGCAGCGTCCCTTACACCTCTGTACCTCAGGCAACAGGAGATCAAAGCTGCTATGAATGGCGGTATCCTGGGCGACAAGATAAAGCAGGCGTACGACCGTATAGCAGCAGGAAGAGACGCAGTCCTCCTAGAGGGGCTGGCCGGGTTAAGTACAGACGCGGAACTGGCCGAGGCTTCCTACCGGATAGCGGAGGCGGTGGATGCCAGGGTGATGATGGTCGTGGCATACCGGAACAACTTGCCCTGGCAGAACCTGGTCTCAGCGGCGAAGACGTTTGGTCAACGCTTTTTGGGGCTGGTGATCAGCCAAGTGCCGCAAAAGAAGGTGGATGTGATGCGCGGTGAGGCTATTTCGCAGCTCAGCAGGGAAAAGATTAGGGTACTGGGGATATTGCCTGAAGACAGGACCCTGATGGGTGTCAGTGTAGCCGAGATTGCCGAGGCTCTCCAAGCAAGAACGCTTTGCTGCCAGGAGCGGATGACAGAGGTAGTGGAAAACCTGATGATTGGCGCTATGACTCCAGATTCGGGCGCTGACTATTTCAGCCGCAAAGACAACAAGGCGGCGATAGTCCGGGGCGAGCGTCCCGATATGCAGCTAGCGGCGCTGGCCACTTCGACCAGGTGTCTGATCCTCACTGGAGGCGTAGAACCAGCAGGACAGATGCTGACCTGGGCCGAGGAAAATGGCGTACCTGTACTGTTAACAGAGAAGGACACGCTTTCTACGGTGGCAGGGGTGGAGCAAGCCTTTGTCCAGGCCAGATTCCGTCAGCAGGGCAAGCTAGAGAAATTGGACAAGGCCCTGGAGCAGGGATTAGACTTTTTATCCTTGTCTCGGGGCCTGGGACTGGACTTGGCAAGCTGA